In Amycolatopsis methanolica 239, a single genomic region encodes these proteins:
- a CDS encoding LCP family protein yields MTNQGGYPPRVPPRGPRQHQPAQMMPLPGREGGYRQPPPRRPGPPPTRAMPSRGDVPPPPPPAARRPRRRFGPGKVLLTLLSVFVLFLAGVWVYLEFSINRVAALEDYEGRPAAGEGTNWLIVGSDSREGLTAEDEQRLVTGDVEAAGGGQRTDTMMIAHLPDNDTKPTLVSLPRDSEVAIPGHGTSKINAAFSIGGAPLLVKTVEQATGLRIDHYAEIGFGGFANIVDAIGGVDMCVDKEMRDTVTGITIPAGCQELDGAQALGFVRMRHSDATPRSDLDRVENQRKFIGALVSQISSPGTLLNPFDVFPLLGAAPDALTMDEGDHLHNLVGLAWAMRGISSDGVLSTTVPVTSGSAEHWDKTKSKQLWDALRNDTVVPDSAIMT; encoded by the coding sequence GTGACGAACCAGGGTGGCTACCCGCCGCGCGTGCCGCCGCGCGGCCCGCGACAGCACCAGCCCGCGCAGATGATGCCGTTGCCCGGCCGCGAGGGCGGCTACCGTCAGCCGCCGCCGCGCCGCCCCGGACCGCCGCCGACGCGGGCCATGCCCTCCCGCGGCGACGTCCCGCCGCCCCCGCCGCCCGCCGCGCGCCGTCCGCGCCGCCGGTTCGGCCCCGGCAAGGTGCTGCTCACGCTGCTGTCGGTGTTCGTGCTGTTCCTCGCCGGCGTGTGGGTGTACCTGGAGTTCTCGATCAACCGGGTCGCCGCGCTGGAGGACTACGAGGGCCGCCCCGCCGCGGGCGAGGGCACCAACTGGCTCATCGTCGGCTCGGACAGCCGTGAAGGCCTCACCGCCGAGGACGAGCAACGGCTGGTCACCGGCGACGTCGAGGCCGCCGGCGGCGGTCAGCGCACCGACACGATGATGATCGCCCACCTGCCGGACAACGACACCAAGCCGACGCTGGTCAGCCTGCCGCGCGACTCCGAGGTCGCCATCCCCGGCCACGGCACCAGCAAGATCAACGCGGCGTTCTCGATCGGCGGCGCGCCGCTGCTGGTCAAGACCGTCGAGCAGGCCACCGGGCTGCGCATCGACCACTACGCCGAGATCGGGTTCGGCGGGTTCGCCAACATCGTCGACGCGATCGGCGGCGTCGACATGTGCGTCGACAAGGAGATGCGCGACACCGTCACCGGCATCACGATCCCGGCCGGCTGCCAGGAACTCGACGGCGCGCAGGCGCTCGGCTTCGTCCGGATGCGGCACAGCGACGCGACCCCGCGGTCGGACCTGGACCGCGTCGAGAACCAGCGCAAGTTCATCGGCGCGCTGGTCAGCCAGATCTCCAGCCCCGGCACGCTGCTCAACCCGTTCGACGTGTTCCCGCTGCTGGGCGCCGCGCCGGACGCGCTGACCATGGACGAGGGCGACCACCTGCACAACCTGGTCGGGCTGGCGTGGGCGATGCGGGGCATCTCCTCGGACGGCGTGCTGTCCACGACGGTGCCGGTCACGTCCGGCTCGGCGGAGCACTGGGACAAGACGAAGTCCAAGCAGCTGTGGGACGCGCTGCGCAACGACACGGTGGTGCCCGACAGCGCGATCATGACCTGA
- a CDS encoding alpha/beta hydrolase, which produces MSDPVLTTWRARGPVRAVVLVLHGGAENGLNVVRPWGLAYLRMVPLARQILRAGAPHGVEVRLLRNRVRGWNDPDLHPVADARWALRRIRAERPDVPVFLAGHSMGGRVALRVADEPEVRSVLALAPWTPIGEPVEPVTGKTVVIAHGTRDRITRPAESFAYAERAQAVARRVVRIEVMSEGHAMLYRPGVWNRLAREFALDAAGVASLTAWSVRPDQRLRLPG; this is translated from the coding sequence GTGAGCGATCCGGTGCTGACGACCTGGCGTGCCCGCGGACCGGTGCGGGCGGTCGTGCTCGTCCTGCACGGGGGCGCCGAGAACGGCCTCAACGTGGTGCGGCCGTGGGGACTGGCCTACCTGCGGATGGTGCCGCTGGCGCGGCAGATCCTGCGGGCCGGGGCGCCGCACGGGGTGGAGGTGCGGCTGCTGCGCAACCGCGTGCGCGGGTGGAACGACCCCGACCTGCACCCGGTGGCCGACGCGCGGTGGGCGCTGCGGCGGATCCGGGCCGAGCGGCCGGACGTCCCGGTGTTCCTCGCCGGGCATTCGATGGGCGGCCGCGTCGCGTTGCGGGTCGCCGACGAGCCGGAAGTGCGGTCGGTGCTGGCGCTGGCCCCATGGACCCCGATCGGCGAGCCGGTGGAACCGGTGACGGGCAAGACGGTCGTCATCGCCCACGGCACGCGTGACCGCATCACCCGGCCCGCGGAGTCCTTCGCCTACGCGGAGCGCGCCCAGGCGGTCGCACGGCGTGTGGTGCGGATCGAGGTCATGTCCGAGGGGCACGCCATGCTGTACCGGCCGGGGGTGTGGAACCGGCTGGCCCGCGAGTTCGCCCTCGACGCCGCCGGTGTGGCCTCCCTCACGGCCTGGTCGGTGCGTCCTGACCAGCGGCTTCGCCTGCCCGGGTAG
- a CDS encoding cytochrome P450, protein MTSAVVRAFRERVPPLTAIPLPRAVDRRLMDQRWPVRELATPPPGSGLSPIVGDAGAPIVGHAIESMRFGLDFALHRFEKYGPVSWMGAFGQRIVVLAGPDATQTALVNKDKAFSQEGWQFFIERFFHRGLMLLDFEEHHLHRRIMQEAFTRDKLAGYMRQAAPVLRSGVAAWAGAERPRLYWLLKRLTLDVASRVFMDMPPGADADAINQAFVGTVRAATALVRVPVPGGRWAAGLHGRRVLERYFAEKLPSKRRSEGADLFSALCHARGDDGAEFTDDDVVNHMIFLMMAAHDTATITSSAVAYHLAKHSSWQERAREESLALGDELPDLEALAKLTTLDLVIKEALRLTAPVPSLPRKTVKDTEVLGHYIPAGTMCSVSPNTNHYSPDHWTNPRAFDPERFAEGRREDKSHRFAWMPFGGGAHKCIGMHFGINEVKLLMHEMLRTYRWSVPEGYRIKWDYVSLPVPVDGLTVRLQRLR, encoded by the coding sequence GTGACCAGTGCCGTCGTCAGGGCGTTCCGGGAACGTGTTCCACCCCTGACCGCCATCCCCCTCCCCCGGGCCGTCGACCGCCGCCTGATGGACCAGCGGTGGCCGGTGCGGGAGCTCGCCACGCCACCCCCGGGCAGCGGGTTGTCGCCGATCGTGGGTGACGCGGGGGCGCCGATCGTCGGGCACGCCATCGAGTCGATGCGGTTCGGGCTGGACTTCGCGCTGCACCGCTTCGAAAAGTACGGGCCGGTGTCGTGGATGGGGGCGTTCGGGCAGCGGATCGTCGTGCTGGCCGGGCCGGACGCCACCCAGACCGCGCTGGTGAACAAGGACAAGGCGTTCTCGCAGGAGGGCTGGCAGTTCTTCATCGAGCGGTTCTTCCACCGCGGGCTGATGCTGCTGGACTTCGAGGAGCACCATCTGCACCGGCGGATCATGCAGGAGGCGTTCACGCGGGACAAGCTCGCCGGCTACATGCGGCAGGCGGCGCCGGTCCTGCGATCCGGTGTGGCAGCCTGGGCGGGTGCCGAGCGGCCGCGGTTGTACTGGCTGCTGAAGAGGCTGACGCTGGACGTCGCGTCGCGGGTGTTCATGGACATGCCGCCGGGCGCGGACGCCGACGCGATCAACCAGGCGTTCGTGGGCACGGTCCGGGCGGCGACGGCGCTGGTGCGGGTGCCGGTGCCGGGCGGCCGGTGGGCGGCGGGCCTGCACGGGCGGCGGGTCCTGGAGCGGTACTTCGCGGAGAAGCTGCCGTCGAAGCGGCGCAGCGAGGGCGCGGACCTGTTCTCGGCGCTGTGCCACGCGCGCGGCGACGACGGGGCCGAGTTCACCGACGACGACGTCGTGAACCACATGATCTTCCTGATGATGGCGGCCCACGACACGGCGACGATCACCAGTTCGGCGGTGGCCTACCACCTGGCGAAGCACTCTTCCTGGCAGGAGCGGGCGCGGGAGGAGTCGCTCGCGCTGGGTGACGAGCTGCCGGACCTCGAGGCGCTGGCGAAGCTGACCACGCTGGACCTGGTGATCAAGGAGGCGCTGCGGCTGACCGCGCCGGTGCCGTCGCTGCCGCGCAAGACGGTGAAGGACACGGAGGTGCTGGGCCACTACATCCCGGCCGGCACGATGTGCAGCGTCTCGCCGAACACCAACCACTACTCGCCGGACCACTGGACGAACCCGCGGGCGTTCGACCCCGAGCGGTTCGCGGAAGGCAGGCGGGAGGACAAGTCGCACCGGTTCGCGTGGATGCCCTTCGGCGGTGGGGCGCACAAGTGCATCGGGATGCACTTCGGGATCAACGAGGTGAAGCTCCTGATGCACGAAATGCTGCGCACGTACCGCTGGTCGGTGCCCGAGGGATACCGCATCAAGTGGGACTACGTGTCGCTGCCGGTGCCGGTGGACGGCCTGACGGTGCGGTTGCAGCGCCTGCGGTGA
- a CDS encoding GNAT family N-acetyltransferase, translating into MQIPAETLSDGVILLRRWWAGDAELLHRLVNESLDHLAPWMPWAVDGYTERDAREFLTLTRESWLAAETFDYAIVGPDGAVAGSCGLMARIGRGGLEVGYWLAKAYTGRGWATRAARLLADEAFRVGANRVEIVHDVANHRSGAVPARLGFTRLDERPTRLPGGTAATGRVAVWRKTAPGGSSLGGARRGAGWMRG; encoded by the coding sequence ATGCAGATCCCTGCGGAGACCCTCTCGGACGGGGTGATCCTGCTGCGCCGGTGGTGGGCCGGCGACGCCGAGCTCCTGCACCGCCTGGTCAACGAGTCCCTGGACCACCTCGCGCCGTGGATGCCGTGGGCGGTGGACGGCTACACCGAGCGCGACGCGCGGGAGTTCCTGACGCTGACCCGGGAAAGCTGGCTCGCGGCGGAGACCTTCGACTACGCGATCGTCGGGCCGGACGGGGCGGTCGCGGGCAGCTGCGGGCTGATGGCGCGCATCGGCCGTGGCGGGCTCGAAGTGGGCTACTGGCTGGCCAAGGCCTACACGGGCCGGGGATGGGCCACCCGCGCGGCGCGCCTGCTGGCCGACGAGGCGTTCCGGGTCGGCGCCAACCGCGTGGAGATCGTGCACGACGTGGCCAACCACCGCAGCGGTGCCGTCCCCGCCCGGCTCGGCTTCACCCGGCTCGACGAGCGCCCCACCCGCCTCCCCGGCGGGACGGCCGCCACCGGGCGGGTCGCGGTGTGGCGGAAGACCGCGCCCGGGGGATCGTCGCTGGGCGGTGCCCGGCGCGGCGCCGGTTGGATGCGGGGCTGA
- a CDS encoding ribonucleoside-diphosphate reductase subunit alpha, with the protein MSVETSPAPAATLRVIRRDGEASPFDASRISVALTKAFLAAEGDGAAASSRIHHVVAELTAQVEASLRRHATGDAVHLEQIQDLVELALMRGGHHKVARAYVLYREEHAKARETTPPPAAIRVTHPDGELRPLDRERIARVVGEAVAGIADVAAEPVLAEAERNLYDGISADELALALIMAARTLVEREPNYSAVTARLLLDKLRGEALSHLAGEPRQASQAELDYPAYFRGYLRHAIELELVDPELARFDLDKVTAAIRPERDLDFGFLGLQTLYDRYFLHEQGTRFELPQAFFLRVAMGLALREDDREARAVEFYDLLSSFDFMASTPTLFNSGTTRAQLSSCFLTTVEDSLDAIFQSYKNNALLAKYSGGLGNDWTPVRGLGAHIKGTNGTSQGVVPFLKIANDTAVAVNQGGKRKGAACAYLETWHIDVEEFLDLRKNTGDDRRRTHDMNTANWVPDEFLRRVEADAQWTLFSPDETPDLHDLYGNAFAQRYREYEAAADRGEIRVFRRVRAVELWRRMLTMLFETGHPWITFKDPCNLRSPQQHAGVVHSSNLCTEITLNTSADEVAVCNLGSVNLARHVTADGLDTAKLERTVRTAVRMLDNVVDINFYTIPEARRSNLRHRPVGLGLMGYQDALFTLDLPVDSPEAVEFADRSMEHLSYHAIAASAQLAQERGAYETFEGSLWSQGVLPLDSLRLLAEARQGDALDVDSSSTLDWDALREVVRGGMRNSNVMAIAPTATISNICGVGQSIEPLFQNLYVKSNMSGDFTVVNPHLVAALKERGLWDEAMVADLKYFDGSLAQIDRVPADLKRLYATAFEIDSRWLVDAASRRQKWIDQAQSLNLYIAAPSGRKLDELYRYAWRKGLKTTYYLRAKAATSVEKSTLRGTDGKLNAVPAVPTAVPEPEFAACRIDDPDCEACQ; encoded by the coding sequence ATGTCTGTGGAAACCTCCCCGGCGCCGGCAGCCACGCTGCGGGTGATCCGCCGGGACGGCGAGGCGTCGCCGTTCGACGCGAGCCGGATCTCCGTCGCGCTGACCAAGGCCTTCCTCGCGGCCGAGGGCGACGGGGCCGCCGCGTCGTCGCGGATCCACCACGTCGTGGCCGAGCTGACCGCGCAGGTCGAGGCCTCACTACGCCGCCACGCCACCGGTGACGCCGTGCACCTGGAGCAGATCCAGGACCTGGTGGAGCTGGCGCTGATGCGCGGCGGCCACCACAAGGTCGCCCGCGCATACGTGCTCTACCGCGAGGAGCACGCCAAGGCCCGCGAGACCACGCCGCCACCAGCGGCGATCCGGGTCACGCACCCGGACGGCGAGCTGCGCCCGCTGGACCGCGAGCGCATCGCCCGCGTCGTCGGCGAGGCGGTCGCCGGGATCGCCGACGTCGCGGCCGAGCCCGTGCTGGCCGAGGCCGAGCGCAACCTTTACGACGGAATCAGCGCCGACGAGCTGGCCCTGGCGCTGATCATGGCCGCCCGCACGCTGGTCGAGCGGGAGCCGAACTACTCGGCCGTCACCGCCCGCCTGCTGCTGGACAAGCTGCGTGGCGAGGCGCTGAGCCACCTCGCGGGCGAGCCACGCCAGGCGTCGCAGGCCGAGCTGGACTACCCCGCCTACTTCCGCGGCTACCTGCGCCACGCGATCGAGCTGGAGCTGGTGGACCCGGAACTGGCCCGCTTCGACCTGGACAAGGTCACCGCCGCGATCCGCCCGGAGCGCGACCTGGACTTCGGCTTCCTCGGGCTGCAGACCCTCTACGACCGGTACTTCCTGCACGAGCAGGGCACCCGGTTCGAGCTGCCGCAGGCGTTCTTCCTGCGGGTGGCGATGGGCCTGGCCCTGCGGGAGGACGACCGCGAGGCCCGTGCCGTGGAGTTCTACGACCTGCTGTCCAGCTTCGACTTCATGGCCTCCACGCCGACGCTGTTCAACTCCGGCACCACCCGGGCGCAGCTGTCGTCGTGCTTCCTCACCACGGTCGAGGACAGCCTGGACGCGATCTTCCAGTCCTACAAGAACAACGCGCTGCTGGCGAAGTACTCCGGCGGGCTGGGCAACGACTGGACCCCGGTGCGCGGCCTCGGCGCCCACATCAAGGGCACCAACGGCACCTCTCAGGGCGTGGTGCCGTTCCTGAAGATCGCCAACGACACGGCGGTCGCGGTCAACCAGGGCGGCAAGCGCAAGGGCGCGGCGTGCGCGTACCTGGAGACCTGGCACATCGACGTCGAGGAGTTCCTCGACCTGCGCAAGAACACCGGCGACGACCGGCGCCGCACCCACGACATGAACACCGCCAACTGGGTGCCCGACGAGTTCCTGCGCCGCGTCGAGGCCGACGCGCAGTGGACGCTGTTCTCCCCTGACGAGACCCCGGACCTGCACGACCTCTACGGCAACGCGTTCGCCCAGCGCTACCGCGAGTACGAAGCCGCGGCGGACCGCGGCGAGATCCGCGTGTTCCGCCGGGTGCGGGCGGTCGAGCTGTGGCGGCGGATGCTGACCATGCTGTTCGAGACCGGGCACCCGTGGATCACCTTCAAGGACCCGTGCAACCTGCGCTCGCCGCAGCAGCACGCGGGCGTGGTGCACTCGTCCAACCTGTGCACCGAGATCACGCTGAACACCAGCGCCGACGAGGTCGCGGTGTGCAACCTCGGCTCGGTCAACCTGGCCCGGCACGTCACGGCCGACGGCCTGGACACCGCGAAGCTGGAGCGCACGGTGCGCACGGCGGTGCGGATGCTGGACAACGTCGTGGACATCAACTTCTACACGATCCCGGAGGCGCGCCGGTCCAACCTGCGGCACCGCCCGGTCGGGCTGGGGCTGATGGGCTACCAGGACGCGCTGTTCACGCTCGACCTGCCGGTGGACAGCCCGGAGGCGGTGGAGTTCGCCGACCGCAGCATGGAGCACCTGAGCTACCACGCGATCGCGGCGTCCGCGCAGCTCGCCCAGGAGCGGGGCGCCTACGAGACGTTCGAGGGCTCGCTGTGGAGCCAGGGCGTGCTGCCGCTGGACTCGCTGCGGCTGCTGGCCGAGGCGCGCCAGGGTGACGCGCTGGACGTCGATTCGTCGTCCACTCTGGACTGGGACGCGCTGCGTGAGGTGGTGCGCGGCGGGATGCGCAACTCCAACGTGATGGCGATCGCGCCGACCGCGACGATCTCCAACATCTGCGGGGTCGGGCAGTCGATCGAGCCGCTGTTCCAGAACCTCTACGTCAAGTCGAACATGTCCGGCGACTTCACCGTGGTCAACCCGCACCTGGTCGCGGCGCTGAAGGAGCGCGGGCTGTGGGACGAGGCGATGGTGGCCGACCTGAAGTACTTCGACGGCAGCCTGGCGCAGATCGACCGGGTGCCGGCCGACCTGAAGCGGCTCTACGCGACCGCGTTCGAGATCGACAGCCGCTGGCTGGTGGACGCGGCGTCGCGCCGGCAGAAGTGGATCGACCAGGCCCAGTCGCTCAACCTCTACATCGCCGCGCCGAGCGGCCGCAAACTCGACGAGCTGTACCGGTACGCCTGGCGCAAGGGCCTGAAGACGACCTACTACCTGCGTGCCAAGGCCGCGACAAGCGTGGAGAAGAGCACCCTGCGCGGCACGGACGGCAAGCTCAACGCGGTGCCCGCCGTGCCCACCGCCGTGCCGGAGCCCGAGTTCGCCGCGTGCCGGATCGACGACCCCGATTGCGAGGCCTGCCAGTGA
- a CDS encoding ABC transporter ATP-binding protein: MDNTWSLMSSAMRAANTPKGLAPGTVRRVTRFARPYWRSLLVFLALTVVSAVIAVSTPVLAGKVVDTIVGGKDAGLVVLLAVVVAGLAIADAGFGLVERWLSARIGEGLIYDLRRAVFEHVQRMPIAFFTRTRTGALVSRLNNDVIGAQRTFTATLSGLVTNVIQLVLSLAVMVTLSWQVTLLALVLLPVFVLPARRIGRRMADLQRESAQLNAGMTTQMTERFSAPGATLVKLFGRPKREVEDFGARAGRVRDIGVRTAMLTRWFMTSLTLVSALATALVYGLGGWLAIRGQLAPGTVVALALLLTRLYSPLTALANVRVDVMTALVSFERVFEVLDLDPMITEKPDARTVPEGGVSVEFDDVRFAYPAADKYSLASLEEVSTLDTRGGEEVLHGISFRAEPGQMVALVGSSGAGKSTIASLLPRLYDVDSGAIRLSDVDVRDLAFAAIRDTVGVVTQDGHLFHDTIRANLEYARPGVAEEEIWDALERARLAELVRSLPDGLDTLVGERGYRLSGGERQRLTIARLLLAHPRVIVLDEATAHLDSESEAAVSEALSHALEGRTALVIAHRLSTVRAADQILVVEAGRIVERGTHEELLAVNGRYADLYHTQFAEEPAAAA, encoded by the coding sequence GTGGACAACACCTGGTCGTTGATGAGTTCGGCGATGCGCGCGGCGAACACGCCGAAGGGCCTCGCGCCCGGAACCGTGCGGCGGGTCACGCGCTTCGCCCGCCCGTACTGGCGCAGCCTGCTGGTTTTCCTGGCGCTGACCGTGGTGTCGGCGGTGATCGCGGTGAGCACGCCGGTACTGGCGGGCAAGGTGGTCGACACCATCGTCGGCGGCAAGGACGCCGGCCTGGTCGTCCTGCTTGCCGTCGTCGTGGCCGGGCTGGCGATCGCCGACGCCGGGTTCGGGCTCGTCGAACGCTGGCTGTCCGCCCGCATCGGCGAGGGACTGATCTACGACCTGCGCCGCGCGGTGTTCGAGCACGTGCAGCGCATGCCGATCGCGTTCTTCACCCGCACCCGCACCGGCGCGCTGGTCAGCCGCCTGAACAACGACGTGATCGGCGCGCAGCGCACGTTCACGGCGACCCTGTCCGGCCTGGTCACGAACGTGATCCAGCTGGTGCTCTCGCTCGCGGTCATGGTCACCCTGTCCTGGCAGGTGACGCTGCTGGCGCTGGTGCTGCTGCCGGTGTTCGTGCTCCCCGCGCGCCGCATCGGCCGCCGGATGGCCGACCTGCAGCGCGAGTCGGCCCAGCTCAACGCCGGGATGACCACCCAGATGACCGAGCGGTTCTCCGCGCCGGGCGCGACGCTGGTCAAGCTGTTCGGGCGGCCGAAGCGGGAGGTCGAGGACTTCGGCGCCCGCGCCGGCCGCGTGCGGGACATCGGCGTGCGGACCGCGATGCTGACCCGCTGGTTCATGACCAGCCTGACCCTGGTCTCGGCCCTCGCGACGGCCCTGGTCTACGGGCTCGGCGGCTGGCTGGCGATCCGCGGGCAGCTCGCCCCGGGCACCGTCGTCGCCCTCGCGCTGCTGCTGACCAGGCTCTACAGCCCGCTGACCGCGCTGGCCAACGTCCGCGTGGACGTGATGACCGCGCTGGTGTCGTTCGAGCGGGTCTTCGAGGTGCTCGACCTGGATCCGATGATCACCGAGAAGCCGGACGCCCGCACCGTGCCGGAGGGTGGCGTGTCGGTCGAGTTCGACGACGTCCGCTTCGCCTACCCGGCCGCCGACAAGTACTCGCTCGCCTCGCTGGAGGAGGTGTCCACACTGGACACCCGCGGCGGCGAGGAGGTCCTGCACGGGATCAGCTTCCGTGCCGAACCGGGGCAGATGGTCGCGCTGGTCGGCTCGTCCGGTGCGGGCAAGTCGACGATCGCGTCGCTGCTGCCGCGCCTCTACGACGTCGACTCCGGCGCCATCCGGCTGTCCGATGTGGACGTCCGCGACCTGGCCTTCGCCGCGATCCGGGACACTGTCGGCGTGGTCACCCAGGACGGGCATCTGTTCCACGACACCATCCGCGCCAACCTGGAGTACGCGCGGCCGGGTGTCGCGGAGGAGGAGATCTGGGACGCGCTGGAGCGAGCGCGGCTCGCCGAGCTGGTCCGCAGCCTGCCCGACGGGCTGGACACGCTGGTGGGGGAGCGCGGCTACCGGCTCTCCGGCGGTGAACGGCAGCGGCTGACCATCGCGCGGCTGCTGCTGGCGCACCCGCGGGTGATCGTGCTGGACGAGGCGACCGCGCACCTGGACTCGGAGTCCGAGGCGGCGGTCAGCGAGGCCCTGTCGCACGCGCTGGAGGGCCGAACCGCGCTGGTCATCGCGCACCGGTTGTCCACCGTGCGGGCGGCCGACCAGATCCTGGTGGTCGAGGCCGGGCGCATCGTCGAACGCGGCACCCACGAGGAGCTGCTCGCCGTGAACGGCCGCTACGCCGACCTTTACCACACCCAGTTCGCCGAGGAGCCCGCCGCGGCGGCCTAA
- a CDS encoding sugar isomerase domain-containing protein, producing MINDLVAGALQRAGERNGREIERAAALVLGAVRADALVFTAGAGHSLASVAETFYRAGGLACVYPLYHPDLLPLHGAAASTAAERRSGLAAEVLAERAPGRADVVFVFSNSGVNPYPVELAEAARAAGAPVVAVTSRASVEAAPRRSHSTLLEQADVVLDTGVRPGDAAFPADDPRTVALSSLLNVFLWNEVLAHVFDTARQDGVEVPLWRSSNVEGGDAANATLLDHYRPRVPALR from the coding sequence ATGATCAACGATCTGGTCGCCGGCGCGCTGCAGCGGGCCGGCGAACGCAACGGCAGGGAGATCGAGCGGGCCGCCGCGCTGGTGCTGGGTGCGGTGCGGGCGGACGCGCTGGTGTTTACCGCAGGCGCCGGGCACTCGCTGGCGTCGGTCGCCGAGACCTTCTACCGCGCGGGCGGCCTGGCCTGCGTGTATCCGCTGTACCACCCGGACCTGCTGCCGCTGCACGGCGCCGCGGCCAGCACGGCGGCGGAGCGGCGGTCCGGCCTGGCCGCGGAGGTGCTGGCCGAGCGCGCGCCCGGGCGGGCCGACGTGGTGTTCGTGTTCTCCAACTCCGGCGTCAACCCCTACCCGGTGGAGCTGGCCGAGGCCGCCCGCGCGGCGGGGGCGCCGGTGGTGGCGGTGACCTCGCGGGCGTCGGTCGAGGCGGCGCCGCGCCGCTCGCACAGCACCCTGCTGGAGCAGGCCGACGTCGTGCTCGACACCGGTGTCCGCCCGGGCGACGCCGCCTTCCCCGCGGACGACCCGCGCACGGTGGCGCTGTCCTCGCTGCTCAACGTGTTCCTGTGGAACGAGGTGCTGGCGCACGTCTTCGACACGGCCCGCCAGGACGGCGTCGAGGTGCCGCTGTGGCGCAGCTCGAACGTCGAGGGCGGCGACGCGGCCAACGCCACGCTGCTGGACCACTACCGCCCGCGGGTGCCCGCCCTCCGTTAG
- a CDS encoding peroxiredoxin — MKPGDVVPDFTLPDERGEPRSLSGFLAAGPVVLFFYPAAMTPGCTAESCHFRDLAKEFAEVGAQRVGISPDPVARQQEFSARHGFDYPLLSDAEGEVARKFGVRRSFGPLLTKRHTFVIDTGRRLLEVIKSELRMSVHADKALEVLRARTR, encoded by the coding sequence GTGAAGCCAGGCGACGTCGTTCCGGACTTCACGCTGCCGGACGAGCGGGGCGAACCGCGGTCGCTGAGCGGGTTCCTGGCGGCCGGGCCGGTGGTGCTGTTTTTCTACCCGGCGGCGATGACGCCCGGCTGCACTGCGGAGAGCTGCCACTTCCGGGACCTGGCGAAGGAGTTCGCCGAGGTCGGGGCGCAGCGGGTGGGGATCAGCCCGGACCCGGTGGCGCGGCAGCAGGAGTTCAGCGCGCGGCACGGGTTCGACTACCCGCTCCTGTCGGACGCCGAGGGCGAGGTCGCGAGAAAGTTCGGCGTGCGGCGCTCGTTCGGCCCGCTGCTCACGAAACGGCACACGTTCGTCATCGACACCGGCCGGCGCCTGCTGGAAGTCATCAAGAGCGAACTGAGGATGTCCGTGCACGCCGACAAGGCGCTGGAAGTGCTGCGGGCGCGCACCCGCTAG
- a CDS encoding ribonucleotide-diphosphate reductase subunit beta, with protein sequence MSTVETDATGLGAISRGADRVSVDDKAMINARADVNQLLPLKYHWAWEKYLAGCTNHWMPTEVAMQADIALWKSPDGLTEDERRMVKRNLGFFATAESLVANNLVLAVYRQITNPECRQYLLRQAFEEAVHTHTFQYICESLGLDEGELFNAYREVPSITDKDAWALKYTRNLENPDFATGTAAADQHFLRDLVAFYVVFEGMWFYTGFAQILSLGRRNKMVGIAEQFQYILRDESIHLNFGIDCINQIKIENPHLWSPEFQAEVRQMLTEACELEVAYARDTMPRGMLGLSAALCEQYLRFITDRRAQQLGLAPIFGENENPFPWMSEAMDLRKEKNFFETRVTEYQTGGSLAWD encoded by the coding sequence GTGAGCACCGTGGAAACCGACGCGACCGGGCTGGGTGCGATCAGCCGCGGCGCGGACCGCGTCAGCGTCGACGACAAGGCGATGATCAACGCCCGCGCCGACGTCAACCAGCTGCTGCCGCTGAAGTACCACTGGGCGTGGGAGAAGTACCTGGCCGGCTGCACGAACCACTGGATGCCCACCGAGGTGGCGATGCAGGCCGACATCGCGCTGTGGAAGTCGCCGGACGGGCTGACCGAGGACGAGCGGCGCATGGTCAAGCGCAACCTCGGGTTCTTCGCCACGGCCGAGTCGCTGGTGGCGAACAACCTGGTGCTGGCGGTGTACCGGCAGATCACCAACCCGGAGTGCCGTCAGTACCTGCTGCGCCAGGCGTTCGAGGAGGCCGTGCACACGCACACCTTCCAGTACATCTGCGAGAGCCTGGGCCTGGACGAGGGCGAGCTGTTCAACGCCTACCGCGAGGTCCCGTCGATCACCGACAAGGACGCGTGGGCGCTGAAGTACACGCGGAACCTGGAGAACCCGGACTTCGCGACCGGCACGGCGGCCGCCGACCAGCACTTCCTGCGTGACCTCGTGGCGTTCTACGTGGTGTTCGAGGGCATGTGGTTCTACACCGGGTTCGCGCAGATCCTGTCGCTGGGGCGGCGCAACAAGATGGTGGGGATCGCCGAGCAGTTCCAGTACATCCTGCGCGACGAGTCGATCCACCTGAACTTCGGCATCGACTGCATCAACCAGATCAAGATCGAGAACCCGCACCTGTGGTCGCCGGAGTTCCAGGCCGAGGTGCGGCAGATGTTGACCGAGGCGTGCGAGCTGGAGGTCGCCTACGCGCGGGACACGATGCCGCGCGGGATGCTCGGGCTGTCGGCGGCGCTGTGCGAGCAGTACCTGCGCTTCATCACCGACCGGCGCGCCCAGCAGCTCGGACTGGCCCCGATCTTCGGCGAGAACGAGAACCCGTTCCCGTGGATGTCGGAGGCGATGGACCTGCGCAAGGAGAAGAACTTCTTCGAGACGCGGGTGACCGAGTACCAGACGGGCGGGTCACTCGCCTGGGACTGA